A genomic stretch from Suncus etruscus isolate mSunEtr1 chromosome 17, mSunEtr1.pri.cur, whole genome shotgun sequence includes:
- the ITPRIP gene encoding inositol 1,4,5-trisphosphate receptor-interacting protein, with protein sequence MALGLFRVCLVVVTAVINHPLLFPRENTTVPENEEEIIRKMQEHQEKLQLEQLRLEEEMAQLVAEKEALERVAEESQQQNNTRTAWDLWSTLCMILFLMIEVWRQDHQDTPSPECLAGDEDELPGQEGTPLRGLTLPNKNTLGHFYEHCIRGATADAARTREFVEGFVDDLLEALRSRCNRDTDMEVEDFIGVDSMYENWQVDKPLLCHLLVPFTPPEPYLFHPNLWCSHQSAPLDRQGYGQIKVVRTDEDALGCVCGKTKLGEDMLCLLHSKSNGLRPGSEAGELLCAPNSPYLDALQVMKWFQTALTRAWHRIAHKYDFDLAFGQLDTPGSLKIKFRSGKSMPFNLIPAIQCEYSDLYFVSHLAREMAGDVPVSSTDWLLSFAVYERQFLRMTSKALPEGSCHLSCLQIASFLLSKQRRLTGPSALSSFHLKTALLHLLLARRPADWKAQQLDARLHELLCFLEKSLLEKKLLHFFMGNRKVPAALGLPETVRLAEPLNLFWPFVLQRSLYRKTMDSFYEMLRNAPALISEYSLHISADPATPPPKAGVL encoded by the coding sequence ATGGCACTGGGACTCTTCCGGGTCTGCCTGGTGGTGGTGACTGCCGTCATCAACCACCCGCTGCTGTTCCCACGGGAAAACACCACAGTGCCCGAGAACGAGGAGGAGATCATCCGCAAGATGCAGGAGCACCAGGAGAAGCTGCAGTTGGAGCAGCTGCGCCTGGAGGAGGAGATGGCCCAGCTAGTGGCTGAGAAGGAGGCGCTAGAGCGGGTGGCGGAGGAGAGCCAGCAGCAGAACAACACCCGCACGGCCTGGGACCTCTGGAGCACCCTCTGCATGATCCTCTTCCTGATGATCGAGGTGTGGCGTCAGGACCACCAGGACACACCCTCCCCCGAATGCCTAGCTGGGGATGAAGATGAGCTGCCCGGCCAAGAGGGCACCCCTCTCCGAGGTCTCACACTCCCCAACAAGAACACTCTGGGCCACTTTTACGAGCACTGCATCCGGGGTGCCACAGCTGATGCTGCCCGCACCCGGGAGTTTGTAGAAGGCTTTGTGGATGACTTGTTGGAAGCACTGAGAAGCCGGTGCAACCGGGACACAGACATGGAGGTGGAGGACTTCATCGGTGTGGACAGCATGTATGAGAACTGGCAGGTGGACAAGCCACTGCTGTGCCACCTCCTGGTACCCTTCACGCCCCCAGAGCCTTACCTCTTCCACCCGAACCTCTGGTGCTCCCACCAGTCAGCACCCCTGGACCGCCAGGGCTACGGGCAAATCAAGGTGGTGCGGACCGATGAGGATGCACTGGGCTGTGTGTGCGGCAAGACCAAGCTGGGGGAGGACATGCTGTGTCTCCTCCACAGCAAGAGCAACGGGCTGCGGCCGGGCAGCGAGGCTGGCGAGCTGCTCTGTGCCCCCAACTCGCCCTACTTGGATGCGCTGCAGGTCATGAAGTGGTTCCAGACAGCCCTCACCAGGGCCTGGCACCGCATCGCCCACAAGTATGATTTTGACCTGGCCTTTGGGCAGCTGGACACACCGGGGTCCCTCAAGATCAAGTTCCGCTCAGGAAAATCCATGCCCTTCAACCTGATCCCGGCCATCCAGTGTGAGTACTCCGACCTGTACTTTGTCTCCCACCTTGCCAGGGAGATGGCTGGAGATGTCCCGGTGTCCAGCACCGACTGGCTCCTGTCCTTTGCCGTGTATGAGCGTCAGTTCCTCAGGATGACATCCAAGGCACTGCCCGAGGGGTCCTGCCACCTCAGCTGCCTGCAAATCGCCTCCTTCCTGCTGTCCAAACAGCGTCGCCTCACCGGCCCCAGCGCTCTCAGCAGCTTCCACCTGAAGACAGCACTTCTGCACCTTCTGCTTGCGCGCCGGCCTGCAGACTGGAAGGCTCAGCAGCTGGATGCGCGCCTGCATGAACTGCTCTGCTTCCTGGAGAAAAGCCTGCTGGAGAAGAAGctccttcacttcttcatgggCAACCGCAAGGTGCCAGCGGCCCTGGGCCTCCCAGAGACCGTGCGCCTGGCTGAGCCCCTCAACCTCTTCTGGCCCTTCGTCCTGCAGCGCAGCCTCTACCGAAAGACCATGGACTCCTTCTATGAGATGCTCAGGAATGCCCCGGCTCTCATCAGCGAGTACTCCCTCCACATCTCTGCAGACCCtgccacccctccccccaaagcaGGTGTCTTGTGA